A window of the Penaeus monodon isolate SGIC_2016 chromosome 11, NSTDA_Pmon_1, whole genome shotgun sequence genome harbors these coding sequences:
- the LOC119578657 gene encoding sodium-coupled monocarboxylate transporter 1-like yields the protein MLCLAVLWSLFYFSGLVAYAAYEDCDPLGNGQIEKSDQILAFLVADKLRHVPGMAGVFVAAVAGAVLSSLSSQANAMVVMMWEDFLSGWWIFANVPAKSATNITRVLSVCMGLLSISMAFLVANLGTLFQTAYSISGALVSPMDGLFITAVAAPWVSAKGATAGFVAALCFNLWIVIGKFTYGAGQSPVLPTSTEGCPVLDVVFDGTLEGSRAPFVNSTDYSIYNGSSAAPGYSQLFNDSSDATYPRLYDVSYCYLGMMGITIVLVVSTVVSLCTGPVKPDKANESYVNKQSLRFYRWLCGYESSEAKRPIEKGDDLDAVSLKGFSYLENGTLESA from the exons ATGCTGTGCCTCGCCGTGCTCTGGTCCCTCTTCTACTTCTCCGGCCTCGTCGCTTACGCCGCCTACGAGGACTGCGACCCCTTAGGCAACGGCCAGATCGAGAAGTCGGACCAGATCCTCGCGTTTCTCGTGGCCGATAAGCTGCGCCATGTTCCAGGGATGGCGGGGGTGTTCGTGGCTGCCGTGGCGGGCGCCGTCCTCAG CTCGCTATCTTCACAAGCCAATGCAATGGTCGTCATGATGTGGGAGGATTTCCTAAGTGGATGGTGGATCTTTGCCAACGTGCCTGCAAAGAGTGCCACGAATATCACGCGAGTCTTGT ccGTATGCATGGGTCTCCTGAGCATCAGCATGGCCTTCCTAGTAGCCAACCTGGGCACCTTGTTCCAGACCGCATACAGCATTAGTGGGGCTCTGGTTAGTCCAATGGATGGGCTGTTCATAACTGCCGTGGCCGCACCTTGGGTTAGTGCGAAG ggTGCTACCGCTGGCTTCGTGGCAGCCTTGTGCTTCAACCTGTGGATCGTCATCGGCAAGTTTACGTACGGTGCTGGTCAGAGTCCCGTGCTTCCGACGTCTACTGAAGGATGCCCCGTTTTGGACGTTGTGTTCGACGGCACACTTGAGGGTTCTCGGGCACCTTTCGTGAATAGTACTGATTACAGCATTTACAACGGTTCCAGTGCTGCTCCTGGTTATTCGCAGCTCTTCAACGA TTCGTCCGATGCCACATACCCAAGGCTGTATGACGTCTCCTACTGTTATCTTGGCATGATGGGGATAACCATTGTCCTTGTTGTGTCTACAGTTGTGTCGTTGTGCACAG GTCCCGTCAAACCAGACAAAGCGAATGAAAGTTATGTGAACAAACAGAGTCTGAGATTCTACCGATGGCTGTGTGGGTACGAATCGTCGGAGGCCAAGAGACCCATAGAGAAGGGAGATGACTTGGATGCTGTATCTCTAAAGGGCTTTTCCTACCTGGAAAATGGCACGTTAGAGAGTGCGTGA